One stretch of Streptomyces sp. A2-16 DNA includes these proteins:
- a CDS encoding glycosyltransferase family 1 protein, translated as MKAIRRFTVRPVLPDALRPLSDLARNLRWSWHAETRDLFQSVDPEHWAASGGDPVRLLGSVRPARLAELAEDRRFLRRLTAVADDLHDYVTGERWYQAHTGELPSAVAYFSPEFGITAALPQYSGGLGILAGDHLKAASDLGVPLIGVGLLYRHGYFRQSLSRDGWQQEHYPVLDPNELPVALLREADGTPAQVSLALPGGKQLHAKIWLAQVGRVPLLMLDSDVEENDLGERGVTDRLYGGGSEHRLLQEMLLGIGGVRAVRTYCRLTGHAEPEVFHTNEGHAGFLGLERIAELCDQGLDFDAGLEAVRAGTVFTTHTPVPAGIDRFDRELVARHFGPDAELPRMDVGRILALGMETYPGGEPNLFNMAVMGLRLAQRANGVSLLHGQVSREMFSGLWPGFDPEEVPITSVTNGVHAPTWVAPEVLRLGARQIGAQRTEDALTVGGSDRWDAVGDIPDQDIWDLRRDLREQLVVEVRDRLRASWRQRGAGTAELGWIDGVLDPDVLTIGFARRVPSYKRLTLMLRDRDRLMDLLLHPERPIQIVVAGKAHPADDGGKRLVQELVRFADDPRVRHRIVFLPDYGMAMAQKLYPGCDIWLNNPLRPLEACGTSGMKAALNGCLNLSVLDGWWDEWFQPDFGWAIPTADGSGTDSDRRDDIEADALYDLLEQRVAPRFYEHGQGGLPDRWIEMVRQTLTLLGPKVLAGRMVREYVERLYAPAAHAHRTMAPDAARELADWKSRVRAEWHGVTVDHVETTAATTTAELGTTLGLRVRVGLGALGPDDVEVQAVSGRVDEEDRIADAATVPLKPVGGPDHEGRWLYEGPLSLDRTGPFGYTVRILPSHRLLASGAELGLVAVPSEEVVEGAGVLMR; from the coding sequence GTGAAGGCTATCCGTCGATTCACCGTCCGACCCGTACTGCCCGATGCCCTGCGGCCGCTGAGCGATCTGGCGCGCAATCTGCGCTGGTCCTGGCACGCGGAGACCCGCGACCTCTTCCAGTCCGTCGATCCGGAGCACTGGGCCGCGTCGGGCGGTGATCCCGTACGTCTGCTCGGCAGCGTGCGCCCCGCCCGGCTCGCCGAACTCGCCGAGGACCGCCGCTTCCTGCGCCGGCTCACCGCGGTCGCCGACGACCTCCACGACTACGTCACCGGTGAGCGCTGGTACCAGGCGCACACCGGTGAACTCCCGTCCGCCGTCGCCTACTTCTCGCCCGAGTTCGGCATCACGGCCGCCCTGCCGCAGTACTCCGGCGGTCTGGGCATCCTGGCCGGCGACCACCTGAAAGCGGCCAGTGACCTGGGCGTACCGCTGATCGGTGTCGGTCTGCTGTACCGCCACGGCTACTTCCGCCAGTCCCTGTCGCGGGACGGCTGGCAGCAGGAGCACTATCCGGTCCTGGACCCCAACGAACTGCCGGTGGCGCTGCTGCGGGAGGCCGACGGCACCCCGGCCCAGGTGTCGCTGGCCCTGCCCGGCGGCAAACAGCTGCACGCCAAGATCTGGCTCGCCCAGGTCGGCCGGGTGCCCCTGCTGATGCTGGACTCCGACGTCGAGGAGAACGACCTCGGCGAACGCGGGGTGACCGACCGGTTGTACGGCGGCGGGAGCGAGCACCGGCTCCTCCAGGAGATGCTCCTCGGCATAGGGGGTGTCCGGGCCGTACGGACGTACTGCCGGCTGACCGGCCACGCCGAACCCGAGGTCTTCCACACCAACGAGGGGCACGCCGGCTTCCTCGGCCTGGAGCGGATCGCCGAACTCTGCGACCAGGGGCTGGACTTCGACGCGGGGCTGGAGGCGGTCCGCGCGGGGACGGTGTTCACCACGCACACCCCCGTCCCGGCCGGCATCGACCGCTTCGACCGCGAGCTGGTCGCCCGGCACTTCGGCCCCGACGCCGAGCTCCCGCGCATGGACGTGGGCCGGATCCTCGCCCTCGGCATGGAGACCTACCCCGGCGGCGAACCCAACCTCTTCAACATGGCCGTGATGGGCCTGCGCCTGGCCCAACGCGCCAACGGGGTCTCGCTGTTGCACGGGCAGGTCAGCCGGGAGATGTTCTCCGGACTCTGGCCGGGATTCGACCCCGAGGAGGTGCCGATCACCTCCGTGACCAACGGGGTGCACGCCCCGACCTGGGTCGCCCCCGAGGTGCTCCGGCTCGGCGCCCGGCAGATCGGCGCCCAGCGCACCGAGGACGCACTGACCGTCGGCGGCTCGGACCGCTGGGACGCCGTGGGCGACATCCCCGATCAGGACATCTGGGACCTGCGCCGCGATCTGCGCGAGCAGCTGGTGGTGGAGGTGCGGGACCGGCTGCGGGCGTCCTGGCGCCAACGCGGTGCCGGCACGGCGGAGTTGGGCTGGATCGACGGGGTGCTGGACCCGGACGTCCTGACGATCGGATTCGCGCGCCGCGTCCCGTCGTACAAACGACTGACCCTGATGCTCCGCGACCGCGACCGCCTGATGGACCTGCTCCTGCACCCCGAGCGCCCGATCCAGATCGTGGTGGCCGGAAAGGCGCACCCGGCGGACGACGGCGGGAAACGCCTGGTCCAGGAGCTGGTGCGGTTCGCGGACGATCCGCGGGTGCGCCACCGGATCGTCTTCCTGCCCGACTACGGCATGGCGATGGCACAGAAGCTGTACCCGGGCTGCGACATCTGGTTGAACAATCCCCTGCGTCCGCTTGAGGCGTGCGGTACGTCCGGGATGAAGGCGGCCCTGAACGGCTGCCTGAACCTGTCCGTCCTCGACGGCTGGTGGGACGAGTGGTTCCAGCCCGACTTCGGCTGGGCGATCCCGACGGCCGACGGCTCGGGCACGGACTCCGACCGGCGCGACGACATAGAGGCCGACGCCCTTTACGACCTCCTCGAACAGCGGGTGGCCCCCCGCTTCTACGAGCACGGCCAGGGCGGCCTGCCCGACCGCTGGATCGAGATGGTCCGCCAGACGCTGACCCTGCTGGGCCCGAAGGTCCTGGCGGGCCGCATGGTCCGCGAGTACGTCGAGAGGCTGTACGCCCCCGCGGCCCACGCCCACCGCACCATGGCTCCGGACGCGGCGCGCGAGCTGGCGGACTGGAAGTCGCGGGTGCGGGCCGAGTGGCACGGCGTGACGGTCGACCACGTCGAGACGACCGCCGCGACGACCACGGCCGAACTCGGCACCACGCTCGGCCTGCGGGTCCGCGTCGGCCTGGGCGCCCTCGGCCCCGACGACGTGGAGGTCCAGGCGGTCTCCGGCCGCGTGGACGAGGAGGACCGCATCGCGGACGCGGCGACGGTCCCGCTGAAACCGGTGGGCGGCCCGGACCACGAGGGCCGCTGGCTCTACGAGGGCCCCCTGTCCCTGGATCGCACGGGCCCCTTCGGCTATACGGTCCGCATCCTGCCCTCGCACCGCCTGCTGGCCTCGGGCGCGGAACTGGGCCTGGTGGCGGTGCCTTCGGAGGAGGTGGTGGAGGGGGCGGGGGTGCTGATGCGGTGA
- a CDS encoding DUF1990 domain-containing protein, translated as MSFTYDDVGATRRSGFCPPGFHPLHVRTRIGEGHDVFRKASEAVLTWEMHRALGVGIDTTADRAAPDVDVTVTLAGVIKAPCRVVWTVEEHRRAGWAYGTLAGHPECGEESFVVDRTGDGTVWLTVSAFSRAAKWYSRAGGPATRGLQHAYARKCGTVLRKLCGGEDAG; from the coding sequence ATGTCCTTCACGTACGACGACGTCGGCGCGACCCGGCGGAGCGGCTTCTGCCCGCCCGGCTTCCACCCCCTCCACGTCCGCACGCGCATAGGCGAGGGCCACGACGTCTTCCGGAAGGCCTCCGAAGCGGTCCTGACCTGGGAGATGCACCGCGCGCTCGGCGTCGGCATCGACACCACCGCCGACCGCGCGGCCCCCGACGTGGACGTGACGGTCACCCTGGCGGGCGTCATCAAGGCACCCTGCCGAGTCGTCTGGACGGTCGAGGAACACCGCCGCGCGGGCTGGGCCTACGGCACCCTCGCCGGCCACCCGGAATGCGGCGAGGAATCCTTCGTCGTCGACCGCACGGGCGACGGCACGGTATGGCTGACGGTGTCGGCCTTCAGCAGAGCCGCCAAGTGGTACTCCCGGGCGGGCGGCCCTGCGACCAGAGGCCTGCAGCACGCGTACGCCCGTAAGTGCGGGACGGTGCTGCGGAAGCTGTGCGGAGGGGAGGACGCGGGCTGA
- a CDS encoding M4 family metallopeptidase, with the protein MTPLYARHKRTTLAIATAVAAGALLTTGMTAGAASAQTPAESSGKATLAAAPLQLSSAARTSLIKERQATAADTAQEIGLGTKEKLVVKDVVKDADGTVHTRYERTYAGLPVLGGDLVVHESKSGATQGVSRATKATIKVASLTPKLTVAKAEKQALTVAKAAGSDKAAADGARKVIWAGNGTPVLAYETIVGGFQDDGTPNQLHVITDAATGKKLFEYQGIENATGTGKSLYSGTVSLETTLSGSTYQLTDGTRGSHKTYNKSHGTSSSAGTLFTDADNVWGTGAASSSTTDQTAAVDAAYGAAETWDFYKSTFGRSGIKNNGVAAYSRVHYGNAYVNAFWDDSCFCMTYGDGEGNVNPLTSLDVAGHEMSHGVTSNTAGLNYSGESGGLNEATSDIFGTGVEFFANNSNDVGDYLIGEEIDINGDGSPLRYMDKPSKDGGSADSWSSSVGNLDVHYSSGVANHFFYLLSEGSGAKTINGVSYNSPTSNGSTVTGIGRAKALQIWYKALTTYFTSTTNYKAARTGTLSAASALYGSTSTEYKAVAAAWSAVNVS; encoded by the coding sequence GTGACCCCCCTCTACGCGCGTCACAAGCGCACCACCCTGGCCATCGCCACCGCGGTCGCGGCCGGGGCCCTTCTCACCACCGGTATGACCGCCGGTGCCGCCTCCGCCCAGACCCCGGCGGAGTCGAGCGGCAAGGCCACCCTCGCCGCCGCCCCGCTGCAGCTGTCCTCGGCCGCGCGCACCTCGCTCATCAAGGAGCGCCAGGCCACCGCCGCCGACACGGCCCAGGAGATAGGCCTCGGCACCAAGGAGAAGCTGGTCGTCAAGGACGTCGTGAAGGACGCCGACGGCACGGTCCACACCCGCTACGAGCGCACCTACGCGGGCCTGCCGGTCCTCGGCGGCGACCTCGTCGTCCACGAGTCGAAGTCCGGTGCGACCCAGGGCGTCTCCAGAGCGACCAAGGCCACCATCAAGGTCGCCTCCCTGACCCCGAAGCTCACCGTCGCCAAGGCCGAGAAGCAGGCCCTGACCGTCGCCAAGGCCGCGGGCTCGGACAAGGCCGCCGCCGACGGCGCGCGCAAGGTGATCTGGGCCGGCAACGGCACCCCCGTCCTCGCCTACGAGACGATCGTCGGCGGCTTCCAGGACGACGGCACCCCGAACCAGCTGCACGTCATCACCGACGCCGCCACCGGCAAGAAGCTCTTCGAGTACCAGGGCATCGAGAACGCGACCGGCACCGGCAAGAGCCTGTACTCGGGCACGGTCAGCCTGGAGACGACCCTCTCGGGCTCGACGTACCAGCTGACCGACGGCACCCGCGGCAGCCACAAGACGTACAACAAGTCGCACGGCACCAGCTCCTCCGCGGGCACCCTGTTCACGGACGCCGACAACGTCTGGGGCACCGGCGCGGCCTCCAGCTCCACCACCGACCAGACGGCGGCCGTCGACGCCGCCTACGGCGCGGCCGAGACCTGGGACTTCTACAAGTCCACCTTCGGCCGCAGCGGCATCAAGAACAACGGCGTCGCCGCCTACAGCCGCGTCCACTACGGCAACGCGTACGTCAACGCGTTCTGGGACGACAGCTGCTTCTGCATGACGTACGGCGACGGCGAGGGCAACGTCAACCCGCTGACCTCGCTGGACGTGGCCGGCCACGAGATGAGCCACGGCGTCACCTCGAACACGGCGGGCCTGAACTACTCGGGCGAGTCCGGCGGCCTCAACGAGGCGACCTCGGACATCTTCGGCACGGGTGTGGAGTTCTTCGCGAACAACTCCAACGACGTCGGTGACTACCTCATCGGCGAGGAGATCGACATCAACGGCGACGGCAGCCCGCTGCGCTACATGGACAAGCCCAGCAAGGACGGCGGCTCGGCGGACTCCTGGTCCTCGTCCGTCGGCAACCTGGACGTCCACTACTCGTCCGGCGTCGCGAACCACTTCTTCTACCTGCTGTCCGAGGGCAGCGGTGCGAAGACGATCAACGGCGTGTCCTACAACTCGCCGACGTCCAACGGCTCCACGGTCACCGGCATCGGCCGCGCCAAGGCGCTGCAGATCTGGTACAAGGCGCTGACGACGTACTTCACGTCGACGACCAACTACAAGGCGGCCCGCACCGGCACGCTCTCGGCGGCGTCGGCCCTGTACGGCTCCACCAGCACCGAGTACAAGGCGGTGGCGGCGGCGTGGTCCGCGGTCAACGTCAGCTAG
- a CDS encoding M4 family metallopeptidase gives MRDSSSHRRAPHTPHRKAAAVALVGVSALIAAAVQSGAATAAPEKAPSAASKVIPGAESLKLTPAQRAELIRKANAGKADTAEDLGLGAKEQLVVRDVVKDGNGTLHTRYERTYDGLPVLGGDLVVETTKSGATEGVVKATAKAIKPATTTAALPAAKAEKQALTLAKAAGADKADTNRAPRKVIWAGNGTPTLAYETVVGGLQEDGTPNELHVITDAATGAKLYEYQGIETGTGNTMYSGTVTLGTTQSGSTYNLTDGARGSHKTYNLNRGTSGTGTLFSGPDDVWGNGSASNTETAGADAHYGAALTWDYYKNVQGRSGIRGDGVGAYSRVHYGNNYVNAFWSDSCFCMTYGDGSGNTHPLTSIDVAGHEMTHGVTSNTAGLNYSGESGGLNEATSDIFGTAVEFYANNSSDVGDYLIGEEIDINGDGTPLRYMDKPSKDGASKDSWYSGIGSVDVHYSSGPANHFFYLLSEGSGTKTINGVTYNSATSDGLPVTGIGRDKAEKIWFRALTTKFTSTTNYAGARTGTLAAAGELYGTTSAEYTAVANAWAGVAVGSRPGGGGGGTSFESTTDVSIPDNGAAVNSPITVSGRTGNAPSNLAVSVDIVHTYIGDLRVQLIAPDGTAYTLKAYGTGGSTDNLSTTYTVNASSEVANGTWQLRVQDNAAQDTGYINSWKLTFP, from the coding sequence TTGAGAGACAGTTCCTCCCACAGACGCGCCCCCCACACCCCGCACCGCAAGGCCGCCGCCGTGGCCCTCGTCGGTGTCTCCGCCCTGATCGCCGCGGCCGTCCAGTCGGGCGCCGCCACCGCAGCCCCGGAGAAGGCACCGTCGGCCGCGAGCAAGGTGATCCCGGGCGCCGAGTCCCTCAAGCTCACCCCCGCCCAGCGCGCCGAGCTGATACGCAAGGCGAACGCCGGCAAGGCGGACACCGCCGAGGACCTCGGTCTGGGCGCCAAGGAACAGCTGGTCGTCCGTGACGTGGTCAAGGACGGCAACGGCACGCTCCACACCCGCTACGAGCGCACCTACGACGGCCTGCCCGTCCTCGGCGGCGACCTCGTCGTGGAGACCACGAAGTCCGGGGCGACCGAGGGCGTCGTGAAGGCGACGGCCAAGGCCATCAAGCCGGCCACCACGACCGCGGCCCTGCCCGCCGCCAAGGCGGAGAAGCAGGCGCTCACGCTCGCGAAGGCCGCCGGCGCCGACAAGGCCGACACCAACCGCGCCCCGCGCAAGGTGATCTGGGCCGGCAACGGCACCCCGACCCTCGCGTACGAGACGGTCGTCGGCGGCCTCCAGGAGGACGGCACGCCGAACGAACTGCACGTGATCACGGACGCGGCGACCGGCGCGAAGCTCTACGAGTACCAGGGCATCGAGACCGGCACCGGCAACACCATGTACAGCGGCACGGTCACCCTCGGCACCACCCAGTCCGGGTCGACGTACAACCTGACCGACGGGGCGCGCGGCAGCCACAAGACGTACAACCTCAACCGCGGCACCTCCGGCACCGGCACCCTCTTCTCGGGCCCGGACGACGTCTGGGGCAACGGCAGCGCCTCCAACACGGAGACCGCGGGCGCCGACGCGCACTACGGCGCCGCGCTCACCTGGGACTACTACAAGAACGTGCAGGGGCGTTCGGGCATCCGCGGTGACGGGGTCGGGGCGTACTCCCGCGTCCACTACGGCAACAACTACGTCAACGCGTTCTGGTCGGACAGCTGCTTCTGCATGACCTACGGCGACGGGTCGGGCAACACCCACCCGCTGACGTCGATCGACGTGGCCGGTCACGAGATGACCCACGGCGTCACGTCGAACACCGCGGGGCTCAACTACTCGGGCGAGTCCGGCGGTCTGAACGAGGCGACCTCCGACATCTTCGGCACGGCCGTCGAGTTCTACGCCAACAACTCCTCGGACGTCGGTGACTACCTCATCGGCGAGGAGATCGACATCAACGGCGACGGCACGCCGCTGCGTTACATGGACAAGCCGAGCAAGGACGGCGCGTCCAAGGACAGTTGGTACTCGGGGATCGGGTCGGTGGACGTCCACTACTCGTCCGGCCCGGCGAACCACTTCTTCTACCTCCTGTCGGAGGGCAGCGGCACCAAGACCATCAACGGTGTCACCTACAACTCGGCCACCTCGGACGGCCTTCCCGTCACCGGCATCGGCCGGGACAAGGCGGAGAAGATCTGGTTCCGCGCGCTGACCACGAAGTTCACCTCGACGACCAACTACGCGGGCGCCCGCACCGGCACCCTCGCGGCGGCCGGTGAGCTGTACGGCACGACGAGCGCCGAGTACACGGCCGTGGCGAACGCCTGGGCGGGCGTGGCGGTCGGTTCGCGTCCGGGCGGCGGCGGTGGCGGCACCTCCTTCGAGTCCACCACCGACGTATCGATTCCGGACAACGGGGCGGCGGTCAACTCGCCGATCACCGTGTCGGGGCGTACGGGCAACGCGCCGTCGAACCTCGCGGTCTCGGTCGACATCGTGCACACCTACATCGGTGACCTCCGGGTGCAGCTGATCGCCCCCGACGGCACGGCGTACACGCTGAAGGCGTACGGCACCGGCGGCAGCACCGACAACCTCAGCACCACGTACACGGTGAACGCCTCCTCCGAGGTCGCCAACGGGACCTGGCAGTTGCGGGTCCAGGACAACGCGGCCCAGGACACCGGCTACATCAACAGCTGGAAGCTCACCTTCCCGTAG
- a CDS encoding ABC transporter ATP-binding protein, whose translation MSKGHLPVADQATVRRASVRLIRKDTRAFTAVLALNAAAALTGLAGPWLLGRIIDEVRAGEGVAAVDRLSLVLVVCAGTQLLLARFARYVGHRFGERTLARVREEFVDRVLALPASVVERAGTGDLTARGTADVATVGTTLRDAGPELLINSVQFLFLLAAVFVLDPLLGAVGVFGLLPIWFVLRWYLRRARDGYLAEGEATSEVAEILAATASGARTVEALRLEERRVRASREALDTARRTRLYTLYLRSVFFPVVEVAYILPVAGVLLVGGMLHAQGVMSLGSVVAAALYLQQLVNPLDQILVRVEQLQSSGASFARVEGLAAAPRASVEDSPAPADDRIDVTGVRYSYGRGGEVLHGVDLTVRPGERLAVVGPSGAGKTTLSRLLAGVDAPTSGSVTVGGVPVVGLDPEQLRRQVVLVTQEHHVFLGTVRDNLLIAEPGAGDEELWAALTAVGADGWVRELPEGLDTGLGEEGCRTDGSQAQQLALARVVLADPHTLILDEATALLDPTTARHTERALAAVLEGRTVIAIAHRLHTAHDADRVAVMEDGLLTELGTHEELVAAGGAYAALWGSWHGAPGGS comes from the coding sequence GTGAGCAAGGGCCACCTCCCGGTCGCCGACCAGGCCACCGTCCGGCGTGCCTCCGTCCGGCTGATCCGCAAGGACACCCGCGCCTTCACCGCCGTCCTCGCGCTGAACGCGGCCGCCGCCCTCACCGGTCTCGCCGGCCCCTGGCTGCTCGGCCGGATCATCGACGAGGTCCGCGCCGGCGAGGGCGTGGCCGCGGTGGACCGGCTCTCCCTGGTCCTCGTGGTGTGCGCGGGCACCCAGCTGCTCCTCGCCCGCTTCGCCCGCTACGTCGGCCACCGCTTCGGCGAGCGCACCCTCGCCCGGGTCCGCGAGGAGTTCGTGGACCGCGTGCTGGCCCTGCCCGCCTCCGTCGTGGAACGTGCGGGCACCGGCGACCTCACCGCCCGCGGCACCGCGGACGTCGCCACGGTCGGCACCACGCTCCGCGACGCCGGACCCGAACTGCTCATCAACTCGGTGCAGTTCCTGTTCCTGCTCGCCGCGGTGTTCGTCCTCGACCCGCTCCTCGGCGCGGTCGGGGTGTTCGGTCTGCTGCCCATCTGGTTCGTGCTGCGCTGGTACCTGCGGCGGGCGAGGGACGGTTATCTGGCCGAGGGCGAGGCCACCTCGGAGGTCGCCGAGATCCTCGCGGCCACCGCGTCCGGCGCCCGAACGGTCGAGGCACTGCGGCTCGAGGAGCGACGCGTGCGGGCGAGCCGGGAGGCCCTCGACACGGCCCGCCGCACCCGGCTGTACACGCTCTACCTGCGCAGTGTGTTCTTCCCCGTGGTCGAGGTGGCGTACATCCTGCCCGTGGCCGGCGTGCTGCTGGTGGGCGGGATGCTGCACGCGCAGGGCGTGATGAGCCTGGGCTCGGTGGTGGCGGCCGCCCTGTATCTCCAGCAACTGGTCAACCCGCTCGACCAGATCCTGGTGCGGGTGGAGCAACTCCAGTCCAGCGGAGCCTCGTTCGCGCGCGTGGAGGGCCTCGCGGCAGCGCCACGGGCCTCCGTCGAGGACTCCCCCGCCCCCGCCGACGACCGCATCGACGTGACCGGCGTGCGCTACTCCTACGGCCGCGGCGGCGAGGTCCTGCACGGCGTCGACCTGACCGTGCGCCCCGGTGAGCGGCTCGCGGTGGTGGGCCCGTCCGGTGCCGGGAAGACCACGCTGAGCAGGCTGCTCGCGGGCGTCGACGCGCCCACCTCCGGTTCGGTGACCGTCGGCGGGGTCCCGGTCGTCGGCCTGGACCCCGAGCAGCTGCGCCGCCAGGTCGTCCTGGTCACCCAGGAGCACCATGTCTTCCTGGGCACGGTCCGCGACAACCTCCTCATCGCCGAACCCGGCGCCGGTGACGAGGAGTTGTGGGCCGCCCTGACCGCCGTGGGGGCCGACGGGTGGGTGCGGGAGCTACCCGAGGGGCTCGACACCGGGCTGGGTGAGGAGGGTTGCCGTACGGACGGCTCGCAGGCGCAGCAACTCGCGCTGGCGCGGGTGGTGCTGGCGGACCCGCACACACTGATCCTGGACGAGGCGACCGCGCTGCTCGATCCCACGACCGCACGGCACACCGAGCGCGCCCTGGCCGCCGTACTCGAGGGGCGCACGGTCATCGCGATCGCGCACCGGCTGCACACCGCGCACGACGCGGACCGGGTGGCGGTGATGGAGGACGGCCTGCTGACCGAACTGGGCACGCACGAGGAGCTGGTGGCGGCGGGCGGGGCGTACGCGGCGCTGTGGGGGTCGTGGCACGGAGCGCCGGGCGGCAGCTGA
- a CDS encoding ABC transporter ATP-binding protein, translating to MVDAYEDPGTPDVRGGWRYLWWLVRCQPGRSVAGALLGSTWMVLLAATPYLMAKAIDEGLEPGDWGALAGWSFALFAVGSFNAWLSIMRHRTMTRVRMDANFRTVKVVVGQAVRLGAALSRRTGAGEVVTIGVGDVQTIAGALTVVGPGVGACVAYLTVAALLVAVSPVLAAVVLLGIPAIVLLVGPFLSRLQGAETEYRNRQGILTARIGDLASGLRVLNGLGGKSLVADAFHRDSGHLRAQGYRVGAVTSWVQALGVGLPTLFLAVVTWLAARLAAQGDITVGELVAVYGYVAVLVGPVAFWVECGYQLSRGVVAARRVVAFLRLEPLEDRGTRDAPAEPSVLHDPESGVRILPGRMTALTSAHPADTAAVLDRLGRYTPSQATWAGVPMDEIRLPRIRERILLADHEADLFAGTLREVIAPQRGAGPGRSAAAPRGATGPHSAAAAIHAAVADDIVQGLPDGLDSPVDAQARNLSGGQRQRIRLVRALLADPEILLAAEPTSALDAHTEALVADRLKTARSGRTTVVTSTSPLMLDHADTVHYLVDGKVAASGTHQQLLTEEPGYRALVARDVEVAK from the coding sequence ATGGTCGACGCGTACGAGGACCCCGGCACGCCCGATGTCCGCGGCGGTTGGCGGTACCTGTGGTGGCTGGTGCGCTGCCAGCCGGGGCGGTCGGTGGCCGGGGCGCTGCTGGGCAGCACGTGGATGGTGCTGCTGGCGGCGACGCCGTATCTGATGGCGAAGGCGATCGACGAGGGTCTGGAGCCGGGCGACTGGGGGGCGCTCGCCGGCTGGAGCTTCGCGCTGTTCGCGGTCGGTTCCTTCAACGCCTGGCTGAGCATCATGCGGCACCGCACGATGACCCGGGTGCGGATGGACGCCAACTTCCGCACGGTCAAGGTGGTCGTCGGTCAGGCGGTCCGTCTCGGGGCCGCGCTCTCGCGCCGGACCGGGGCCGGGGAGGTCGTCACGATCGGCGTGGGCGACGTGCAGACGATCGCCGGCGCCCTGACTGTCGTCGGCCCGGGCGTCGGAGCGTGCGTCGCCTATCTGACGGTCGCCGCCCTCCTGGTCGCGGTGTCCCCGGTCCTCGCGGCCGTGGTCCTCCTCGGCATTCCGGCGATCGTCCTTCTCGTGGGCCCCTTCCTGTCCCGCCTCCAGGGTGCCGAGACGGAGTACCGCAACCGCCAGGGCATCCTCACCGCCCGTATCGGCGATCTCGCGAGCGGTCTGCGCGTCCTCAACGGTCTGGGCGGCAAGAGCCTGGTCGCCGACGCCTTCCACCGCGACAGCGGGCACCTGCGGGCCCAGGGCTACCGGGTGGGCGCGGTCACGAGCTGGGTCCAGGCCCTCGGCGTGGGCCTGCCCACCCTGTTCCTCGCCGTGGTCACCTGGCTCGCGGCCCGTCTGGCCGCCCAGGGGGACATCACCGTGGGCGAGTTGGTCGCGGTGTACGGCTATGTCGCCGTCCTGGTGGGTCCGGTGGCGTTCTGGGTGGAGTGCGGGTACCAGCTGAGCCGGGGGGTGGTGGCGGCGAGGCGGGTCGTGGCGTTCCTGCGGCTGGAGCCGCTGGAGGACCGGGGGACGAGGGACGCTCCGGCGGAACCGTCGGTGCTGCACGACCCGGAGTCGGGTGTACGCATCCTTCCGGGCCGCATGACGGCACTGACCTCTGCGCATCCGGCGGACACGGCAGCGGTGCTGGACCGGCTCGGCCGCTACACCCCGTCGCAGGCGACCTGGGCCGGAGTCCCGATGGACGAGATCAGGCTGCCCCGGATCAGGGAGCGGATCTTGCTGGCGGACCACGAGGCAGACCTGTTCGCGGGAACTCTGCGTGAGGTGATCGCGCCCCAAAGGGGGGCGGGGCCGGGTCGATCTGCGGCTGCGCCGCGGGGCGCGACCGGCCCCCACTCGGCCGCAGCCGCGATACACGCAGCCGTGGCGGACGACATCGTGCAAGGCCTCCCGGACGGCCTCGATTCCCCCGTCGACGCCCAGGCCCGCAACCTCTCCGGCGGGCAGCGCCAACGCATCCGACTGGTGAGGGCCCTCCTCGCCGACCCGGAGATCCTCCTCGCCGCGGAACCCACCTCCGCCCTGGACGCCCACACGGAGGCCCTCGTGGCAGACCGGCTCAAGACCGCGCGGAGCGGCCGTACGACGGTCGTCACCTCCACCTCGCCCCTGATGCTCGACCACGCCGACACGGTCCACTACCTGGTCGACGGCAAAGTCGCGGCGTCCGGCACCCATCAGCAACTCCTCACCGAGGAACCGGGATACCGCGCCCTGGTCGCCCGGGACGTGGAGGTCGCGAAGTGA